The segment TAAGGTTTCTTGATGCAGTCAACGATTACTCTGGTGAAATAGAATTCTTTGGAGGTAGATTGGAGGAATTCAAAAAGtcaatatatgatttatttaaatattaattaaaactaaactTTTTATCTTTGTAAGCATATATCTTGCGTATTAAATAAtctaatcaaaattttatatcatacTGTAAATTGCAGAAATgcgttataaataaataaataaataaataaataaataaaaccaagAAACCAACCTCGTGTCCATGTCGGAGTCCGGTAACTTAACTGAAAAAATCTTGAGTATCCTGAATAAAAATCcgtcgtttaaaaatattgtgacagtaaattattaactgtcatttttaatttctcagttatgaatttaaatattaaatttttaaattgaatatctGTTTTATTTTGTGTAGGAGAAGTGTTCAGAACAACCCAAATGCGTGAAGTTTCAAGAAAGATTGACAACATGCACCGATCGGGTCAATTCTCGAAAAAAGACTGAAGAAACTTGTCTCGAAGAATTGATTGACTACGTGAGCTGTGTCGATCACTGTGTATCTCACGATCTCTTCAGTAAGCTTAAgtaattacagtaataatgatgaattattattattaacatgatgatattgaaataataaaaatattagctcTATTTGCCCTCGTTGTATATAAAAACTTCatgatagaaataaataattaatcgaatcAATGCTTAAACTAAGATTCATTTaacaattgtatttaaaacatttatgttataattacatttaaaatttatttataaagataCATAAtggaattataattattattttttttattcgtttcAATACGATAGCAGCATAATTGCCagtctttaatttttatctatacaaaaaaaaaatactaatttatttatttattaatattatttat is part of the Microplitis mediator isolate UGA2020A chromosome 11, iyMicMedi2.1, whole genome shotgun sequence genome and harbors:
- the LOC130678048 gene encoding cytochrome b-c1 complex subunit 6, mitochondrial; translated protein: MSFLQNFVGRFVPRVKADDEDAELVDPQKVLREKCSEQPKCVKFQERLTTCTDRVNSRKKTEETCLEELIDYVSCVDHCVSHDLFSKLK